From Pseudovibrio sp. Tun.PSC04-5.I4, a single genomic window includes:
- a CDS encoding PLP-dependent aminotransferase family protein codes for MWKPDLKNLKGPKYLGVAKVLEQDILSGRLVEGDKLPPQRELAYQLGVTLGTITRAYAEAERKKLVRGETGRGTFVAKTASAHSPLMLMPKASGIQSLDLARNLGLAHLNPDLSQMLVELSADPLVNTLNEYGPSEGTGYHREIGAQFLQEFYGAPARADQTLVTCGAQHGIQVAFQALFNRGDAIAVDAMIYPPILSLLPTLGLQIVPIEPERDALGNMRAMSAEALEGACSKHTIRGVFFIPNAQNPTTHTMTSTERRKLAQVAEKYNLMVIEDDPYTPFLSSHAESFLELVPDRTVLIGSSSKAMSPGLRVGYVHVPHPVKTAFANAIGESTWMASPLNVEIVSRWITTGELQATLMRKREVLKERFHLLKAMFPDAAMQGGEEKLFVWLQLPEHQNAELVEQNALLRGVEVLSHRHFQAGMRTDVNALRVSLSTIDRPENFKEALMHLKASISQTGNQQAPRPMVG; via the coding sequence ATGTGGAAGCCTGATCTTAAAAACCTCAAAGGGCCCAAGTACCTAGGTGTTGCCAAGGTTCTTGAGCAGGACATTCTTTCAGGTCGCCTTGTGGAAGGAGACAAGCTGCCGCCGCAACGCGAGCTGGCTTATCAACTTGGGGTAACGCTTGGAACGATCACACGCGCCTATGCGGAGGCAGAACGCAAAAAGCTCGTTCGCGGCGAAACCGGACGCGGGACCTTCGTTGCAAAAACGGCAAGTGCTCACTCGCCACTGATGCTTATGCCCAAAGCTTCCGGTATCCAAAGCCTTGATCTAGCGCGCAATCTGGGATTGGCTCATCTTAATCCAGACCTTAGCCAAATGCTGGTGGAATTGAGCGCAGACCCTCTGGTCAACACGTTAAATGAATACGGCCCCTCAGAGGGCACTGGGTATCATCGCGAGATTGGGGCACAGTTTCTGCAGGAGTTCTATGGGGCTCCGGCGCGGGCGGACCAGACGCTTGTCACGTGCGGCGCTCAGCACGGCATTCAGGTCGCGTTTCAGGCTCTGTTCAATCGCGGTGATGCAATCGCAGTTGATGCGATGATCTATCCGCCAATCCTGTCTCTATTACCAACGCTTGGTCTGCAAATTGTACCCATTGAACCAGAACGAGATGCCTTGGGAAATATGAGGGCTATGTCTGCGGAGGCTCTGGAAGGCGCTTGCTCCAAGCACACTATTCGCGGGGTCTTCTTCATCCCCAATGCCCAAAACCCAACCACACACACAATGACAAGCACAGAGCGGCGAAAATTGGCTCAGGTGGCGGAAAAATACAATCTCATGGTGATTGAGGATGATCCCTATACTCCGTTCCTCTCAAGCCATGCCGAGAGTTTTCTGGAGCTTGTGCCGGATAGAACTGTGCTCATTGGCTCCTCCTCCAAGGCCATGTCTCCTGGCTTGCGGGTAGGTTATGTCCACGTCCCGCATCCGGTCAAAACTGCCTTCGCTAATGCTATAGGCGAAAGCACATGGATGGCATCTCCGCTCAACGTGGAGATCGTCTCCAGATGGATTACGACAGGAGAGCTTCAAGCAACACTGATGAGAAAGCGGGAAGTCCTGAAGGAGCGCTTTCATTTGCTGAAAGCCATGTTCCCTGATGCAGCTATGCAGGGCGGAGAAGAAAAGCTGTTTGTATGGCTTCAGCTGCCCGAACATCAAAATGCGGAGTTGGTGGAGCAAAATGCACTTCTACGCGGGGTCGAAGTCTTGTCTCATCGCCATTTTCAAGCCGGAATGCGAACGGATGTAAATGCGCTGCGCGTCAGCCTGTCGACCATTGATCGACCTGAGAATTTCAAGGAGGCATTGATGCATTTGAAGGCTTCAATCAGTCAGACCGGAAATCAGCAGGCCCCTCGGCCCATGGTTGGTTAG
- a CDS encoding BMP family ABC transporter substrate-binding protein: MKSIKTIAASAVLAVAMSTTAMAADFKPAVIYDMGGKFDKSFNEAAYNGAEAFKAETGIEYREFEISNASQREQALRNFARRGMNPIVAMGFAQAAPVEKVAKEFPEVSFTIIDSVVDLPNVRSVVFKEQEGSYLVGMMAMLASQSGKVGFVGGMDIPLISKFSCGYKQGALTTNKDGEVFVNMTGTTPAAWNDPVKGGELAKSHFARGADVIFAAAGGTGLGVLQAAVDEDKMFIGVDSNQNHLAPGKVLTSMVKRVDVAVAKAFMDAKEGTFTSGIQALGLAEDGVGYAMDDNNAPLVSAEMAAAVEAARQDIISGKIKVYDYMSDMSCPY; this comes from the coding sequence ATGAAATCCATCAAAACCATCGCTGCATCTGCAGTACTGGCAGTGGCAATGAGCACGACTGCTATGGCAGCGGACTTTAAGCCTGCAGTTATCTATGACATGGGCGGTAAGTTCGATAAGTCATTCAACGAAGCTGCCTACAATGGTGCTGAGGCTTTCAAAGCTGAAACTGGTATCGAATACCGCGAATTTGAGATCTCTAACGCCTCACAGCGTGAGCAGGCTCTTCGCAACTTTGCCCGTCGCGGCATGAACCCAATCGTAGCAATGGGCTTTGCTCAGGCTGCTCCGGTTGAAAAAGTTGCTAAGGAATTCCCAGAAGTCAGCTTTACGATCATTGATTCTGTTGTCGACTTGCCAAACGTACGTTCTGTTGTCTTTAAAGAGCAGGAAGGTTCTTACCTTGTTGGTATGATGGCAATGCTCGCGTCCCAATCCGGCAAAGTCGGTTTTGTTGGCGGCATGGACATTCCATTGATCTCCAAATTCTCCTGTGGTTACAAGCAGGGTGCGCTGACAACCAACAAAGACGGCGAAGTATTCGTTAACATGACTGGCACCACTCCAGCTGCATGGAATGACCCAGTTAAAGGCGGCGAACTTGCTAAGTCTCACTTCGCACGCGGTGCGGATGTGATCTTTGCTGCTGCTGGCGGCACTGGTCTTGGCGTACTTCAGGCAGCTGTTGATGAAGATAAAATGTTCATCGGCGTTGACTCCAACCAGAACCACCTTGCTCCTGGCAAAGTTCTGACCTCCATGGTTAAGCGTGTTGACGTTGCTGTCGCAAAAGCCTTCATGGATGCCAAAGAAGGTACCTTCACTTCTGGTATTCAGGCTCTTGGCCTTGCTGAAGACGGTGTTGGCTACGCAATGGACGACAACAACGCTCCACTCGTAAGCGCTGAAATGGCTGCTGCTGTAGAAGCTGCACGTCAGGACATCATTTCCGGCAAAATCAAAGTTTATGACTACATGAGCGACATGTCCTGCCCATACTAA
- a CDS encoding lytic murein transglycosylase, producing MFESYIGKIKSGTRKAGLILGAGAMLLSASAAQAATCGDTGAGFDRWLSSYKKTLMSQGISKATLNKSLSGITYNRKVIGYDRNQKSFKLSFDEFYKLRVNNALINKGRKLMKKHDALFNRIEGDFGVPREIITAIWGLETGFGRGIGGMNTIRALATLSYDCRRADFFRNELYHALLIVQKGDLKPSEMKGAWAGELGQTQFLASSYIKFAIDYSGDGKRDLLYNIADTLASTAHFLQSYGWEQGQPWGPGTANYEVMRSWNRAGVYVKTIQIMAEKLSN from the coding sequence GTGTTCGAATCATATATCGGGAAGATTAAGTCCGGAACGAGAAAAGCAGGATTAATACTTGGCGCAGGTGCCATGTTGTTAAGCGCATCAGCTGCACAGGCCGCCACATGTGGCGATACTGGCGCTGGTTTTGACCGTTGGCTTTCTTCCTACAAAAAGACGCTAATGTCTCAGGGCATCAGCAAAGCGACTTTGAACAAGTCGCTCTCCGGTATCACCTATAATCGTAAGGTGATTGGGTATGACCGGAACCAGAAATCATTCAAACTGAGCTTTGATGAATTCTACAAACTTCGCGTCAACAATGCGCTCATCAACAAAGGCCGCAAGTTGATGAAGAAGCACGATGCATTGTTTAATCGCATTGAAGGGGATTTCGGCGTTCCGCGTGAGATCATTACCGCTATCTGGGGGCTGGAAACAGGGTTCGGGCGTGGCATCGGTGGCATGAACACCATTCGCGCACTGGCAACCCTGTCTTACGACTGTCGCCGCGCGGACTTCTTCCGCAATGAGCTGTACCACGCGTTGCTCATCGTGCAGAAGGGCGACCTGAAGCCGAGCGAGATGAAGGGCGCATGGGCAGGAGAGTTGGGCCAAACCCAGTTCCTGGCATCCTCCTACATCAAGTTCGCGATCGATTACAGCGGCGATGGCAAACGCGACCTGCTTTACAACATAGCCGATACATTGGCGTCCACAGCACACTTCCTGCAGTCCTATGGATGGGAGCAAGGTCAACCATGGGGACCGGGCACAGCAAACTACGAAGTGATGCGCTCATGGAACCGGGCCGGGGTCTACGTAAAGACCATCCAGATCATGGCTGAAAAACTGAGTAACTAA
- a CDS encoding MOSC domain-containing protein, which produces MELSAEIRGLYIGGAKHRWEGKSPSAISKSLVEGPLQLTQTGFEGDEQADLSVHGGPEKALHHYSADHMSVWQEEFPEKAEFFKPGCFGENISTYGLDESNLCLGDILSIGTAKVQICQGRQPCWKLALHTDLPQMAARFQKTGRTGWYYRVLETGQVQIGDTMSVIDRPHEEWMLAKLIKARFNPKLEGAVAEQLSEIPALSQNWRASFAKKMKAGLKEDTSKRLLGDTA; this is translated from the coding sequence ATGGAATTATCAGCAGAAATTCGAGGCCTGTATATCGGCGGTGCAAAGCATCGCTGGGAAGGAAAAAGCCCATCCGCAATTAGCAAAAGCTTGGTGGAAGGGCCGTTACAACTGACCCAAACAGGCTTCGAGGGCGATGAGCAAGCCGATCTGAGCGTACATGGTGGCCCGGAGAAGGCACTGCATCACTATTCTGCTGATCACATGTCAGTTTGGCAGGAGGAGTTTCCGGAAAAAGCGGAGTTCTTCAAGCCGGGCTGCTTTGGTGAAAATATCTCGACCTATGGTCTTGATGAAAGCAATCTGTGCCTCGGGGATATACTCTCCATCGGCACAGCCAAAGTGCAAATCTGTCAGGGAAGACAACCCTGCTGGAAGCTCGCCCTGCATACTGACCTTCCTCAAATGGCAGCGCGGTTTCAGAAAACGGGGCGCACTGGCTGGTATTATCGCGTCTTAGAAACCGGGCAAGTGCAGATAGGCGACACAATGTCGGTCATTGACCGCCCCCATGAAGAGTGGATGCTGGCCAAGCTGATAAAAGCAAGGTTCAACCCAAAGCTAGAGGGCGCTGTGGCTGAGCAACTCTCTGAGATCCCGGCTTTATCCCAAAACTGGCGGGCATCCTTCGCAAAGAAAATGAAAGCTGGTTTGAAGGAAGATACCTCAAAGCGCTTGCTGGGAGACACCGCTTAG
- a CDS encoding bifunctional methylenetetrahydrofolate dehydrogenase/methenyltetrahydrofolate cyclohydrolase, producing the protein MTEALILDGRAIAASVTDEITARTARLKAETGVKPGLAVVIVGEDPASQVYVRNKGRTANACGFNSITHTLSVDVSEDELLALVAEMNEDEAIHGILVQLPLPKHINENKVLNLIKPAKDVDGFHPINVGLLGSGNTDRALVPCTPAGSVLLAKRALGADLSGKTAVIIGRSNIVGKPIAQLLLQENCTVTIAHSRTKDLPDVVRGADIVIAAVGRPQMVRGDWIKPGATVIDVGINRIPAPEKGEGKTRLVGDVAFDEALGHAAAITPVPRGVGPMTIAMLMNNTVTAARRLLDLAEEPPLFDSLNK; encoded by the coding sequence ATGACTGAGGCTCTTATTCTAGACGGCAGAGCCATTGCGGCATCTGTGACAGACGAAATCACAGCGCGCACTGCACGCCTTAAAGCTGAAACAGGCGTAAAGCCGGGTTTGGCTGTTGTGATTGTGGGTGAAGATCCTGCCAGTCAGGTTTATGTGCGCAACAAAGGGCGCACCGCAAACGCATGTGGCTTTAACTCCATCACGCACACCCTTTCAGTTGATGTCAGCGAGGATGAGCTACTCGCCCTTGTGGCTGAGATGAATGAGGACGAGGCCATTCATGGCATTCTTGTTCAACTTCCGCTGCCAAAGCACATCAACGAGAATAAAGTCCTCAATCTCATCAAGCCTGCGAAGGATGTTGACGGGTTCCACCCGATCAATGTTGGCCTTCTGGGCAGCGGCAACACCGACCGTGCATTGGTGCCCTGCACCCCTGCTGGTAGCGTCTTGCTTGCCAAGCGCGCGCTTGGGGCTGACCTTTCCGGCAAAACGGCTGTGATTATTGGCCGCTCCAACATTGTTGGCAAGCCCATTGCCCAACTGCTGCTTCAGGAAAACTGCACGGTTACGATTGCGCACTCCCGCACCAAGGATCTTCCTGATGTGGTTCGTGGGGCAGACATCGTGATTGCAGCCGTTGGCCGTCCGCAGATGGTCCGTGGTGACTGGATCAAACCGGGTGCAACTGTGATTGATGTAGGCATCAACCGCATTCCTGCGCCCGAAAAAGGCGAAGGCAAAACCCGTCTGGTGGGGGATGTGGCGTTTGACGAAGCGCTCGGTCATGCAGCCGCGATCACGCCTGTGCCACGCGGTGTAGGACCAATGACCATTGCTATGCTGATGAACAACACAGTGACAGCCGCCCGCCGCCTGCTGGACCTTGCTGAAGAGCCACCCTTATTTGATAGTCTGAATAAGTAA
- the purU gene encoding formyltetrahydrofolate deformylase, which translates to MNTQANYVLTLSCGDRKGIVAAVANSIASQNCNICESAQYGDQEMGRFFMRISFRSPDGMSKEQFEEGFSPVATGYGFEWKVHDLSKKPRVLVLVSQMGHCLNDLLYRNSTGQLPMDLVAVASNHAKYQTRVEHEKVPFHYLPVTKDTKAEQEAQIIDLVERENIDLVILARYMQILSNDLCEKLTGKMINIHHSFLPSFIGAKPYHRAHTRGVKMVGATAHYVTADLDEGPIIEQDVSRVEHSHSVNELIAQGRDTESQVLARAVRYHLEHRILLNGDRTVIFK; encoded by the coding sequence ATGAACACCCAGGCAAATTATGTGCTGACCCTTTCCTGCGGAGACAGAAAGGGCATTGTTGCAGCGGTTGCAAATTCAATCGCCTCTCAAAACTGTAACATCTGCGAGAGCGCCCAATATGGCGATCAGGAGATGGGGCGTTTCTTTATGCGCATTTCATTCCGTTCTCCAGACGGGATGAGCAAGGAACAGTTTGAGGAAGGCTTTAGCCCTGTCGCAACTGGTTATGGATTTGAGTGGAAGGTACATGACCTTTCCAAAAAGCCACGCGTTCTGGTGCTGGTTTCTCAAATGGGGCATTGCCTGAACGATCTGCTTTACCGCAACTCCACCGGTCAACTTCCGATGGATCTGGTGGCTGTGGCGTCCAACCATGCCAAGTATCAAACCCGTGTTGAACACGAGAAGGTGCCGTTCCACTATCTGCCGGTGACTAAGGATACGAAAGCAGAGCAAGAAGCGCAGATTATTGATCTGGTTGAGCGCGAAAACATCGATCTCGTGATCCTTGCGCGGTACATGCAGATTCTCTCCAACGACCTTTGTGAGAAGCTGACTGGCAAGATGATCAATATCCACCATTCTTTCCTACCAAGTTTTATAGGTGCAAAACCGTACCACCGGGCCCATACACGCGGCGTCAAGATGGTTGGTGCGACAGCTCACTACGTGACGGCTGACCTTGACGAAGGCCCAATCATCGAGCAAGACGTGAGCAGGGTTGAACACTCCCATTCGGTGAACGAACTCATTGCCCAGGGCCGTGATACGGAAAGTCAGGTTCTTGCGCGTGCTGTCCGCTATCATCTGGAACACCGTATTCTCCTGAACGGCGATCGCACCGTGATTTTTAAGTAG
- a CDS encoding glycosyltransferase — MKLFIVQESFLDEDITEITDVIANGLAARQHNITLITLTGKPVDLTHYSPRITPVFLEKTRASAAAAGVARLVDKEKPDIILSHGTGSNIACLSAIKTRSRLKTPIAITQHTSVTISDKLNIETQKSAATIAVPLIYRDADKVICTLHSIEHVIDLCEQVPKNKVSVIYNPLVEMNVFETAAEPIEEEWFDARGASKIVSVGAVSSRNAHHQLLRAMAVGRYKENLHAYVLGEGEDQEELKLLTSNLALDDIVTIPGAIEKPERFLRAANVYVSTAQQDSVPGEMVRAMALGTPVIALDSGAGAREVLRDVRNGWLVPAGDADKLSEAILAAVKCDRSDDTLATRARDFSQERAIDAYEQTLLSMIAERVD, encoded by the coding sequence ATGAAACTGTTTATTGTTCAGGAAAGCTTCTTGGATGAAGACATCACTGAGATCACAGATGTGATCGCAAATGGCCTTGCTGCGCGCCAGCATAACATCACCTTGATCACCCTGACGGGCAAGCCTGTTGACCTCACTCATTACTCTCCGCGCATAACACCTGTTTTTCTGGAAAAAACCAGAGCCTCAGCCGCTGCTGCGGGTGTTGCGCGTTTGGTGGATAAAGAAAAGCCGGACATTATTCTGTCTCACGGCACCGGCAGCAACATCGCCTGCCTGTCCGCCATCAAAACCCGCTCGCGATTGAAAACACCAATTGCGATCACCCAGCACACCTCAGTGACCATCTCTGACAAGCTGAACATAGAAACCCAAAAGAGCGCCGCAACAATCGCGGTGCCTTTAATCTATCGGGATGCCGATAAGGTGATCTGCACACTGCACTCCATTGAGCATGTCATTGACCTGTGCGAGCAAGTTCCAAAAAACAAAGTATCCGTCATCTACAACCCTCTTGTCGAAATGAACGTGTTTGAAACCGCGGCTGAACCCATTGAGGAGGAGTGGTTTGACGCACGGGGTGCGAGCAAGATTGTCAGTGTCGGGGCAGTTTCCAGCCGCAATGCACATCACCAGCTTCTAAGGGCTATGGCCGTCGGGCGTTATAAAGAGAACCTGCATGCCTATGTGTTGGGGGAGGGGGAAGATCAGGAGGAGCTGAAACTGCTGACCTCCAATCTCGCGCTGGATGATATCGTCACCATACCCGGCGCTATAGAAAAACCAGAACGGTTCCTGCGCGCCGCAAATGTCTACGTCTCAACGGCCCAGCAAGACAGCGTGCCCGGAGAAATGGTCCGCGCGATGGCTTTGGGAACACCGGTTATCGCGCTGGACAGCGGAGCAGGCGCGCGTGAAGTCCTGCGCGATGTCCGCAACGGCTGGCTTGTGCCAGCAGGGGACGCAGATAAGCTTTCAGAGGCAATTCTGGCAGCCGTCAAATGCGACCGGTCCGATGATACGCTGGCCACCCGCGCAAGGGACTTCTCTCAGGAACGCGCAATCGATGCCTACGAGCAAACGCTCCTTTCCATGATTGCAGAGCGTGTTGACTGA